The following proteins are encoded in a genomic region of Microtus ochrogaster isolate Prairie Vole_2 chromosome 5, MicOch1.0, whole genome shotgun sequence:
- the Smim35 gene encoding small integral membrane protein 35 translates to MHGFSAGEDSISSLGMILGVGLSLLLVSILGYSLAKWYQRGYCWDGPNFVFNLYQIRNLKDLEVGPPFTISGHMSSPDGGYMKFSNERV, encoded by the exons ATGCATGGCTTCTCTGCAGGTGAGGACTCCATCAGCTCACTGGGCATGATCCTCGGAGTGGGACTGTCCCTGCTGCTTGTGTCCATCCTTGGCTACAGCTTGGCCAAGTGGTACCAGCGCGGGTACTGCTGGGATG GGCCTAATTTTGTCTTCAACTTATACCAGATCCG GAACCTGAAGGACTTGGAAGTGGGGCCACCCTTCACCATCAGTGGCCACATGAGCAGTCCAGATGGCGGCTACATGAAGTTCTCCAATGAAAGAGTCTGA